One window from the genome of Halobellus ruber encodes:
- the hutH gene encoding histidine ammonia-lyase, producing MPDEVRIDGESLTPEDVEAVARGGASVVVPEEACERVRESRERVEDIVESGEAVYGVNTGFGELVRERISAEDIGELQRNLLRSHAAGTGRELATEEVRAMLVTRINALVKGYSGIRERVISLLVGMLNERVHPVVPEKGSLGASGDLAPLAHLALVAIGEGEARIDGDRLPGDAALARRDLTPIDLRAKEGLAMINGTQLTVGLGALIIQDAERAVRAADIAGALTTEVTMGTTAAAHSRITDVRPHEGHRESARNVRLLTAGSGIVESHRNCDRVQDAYSVRCLPQVHGAVRDAVSHLRSVVETELNSATDNPLVFDADSVDERASGTDTAAILSGGNFHGEPLALPLDYVTSALAELGAIAERRVDRMLNPEIQEDHLPPFLTESSGLQSGYMIAQYTAADLVSSTRNLGRPSTDSIPVSGNQEDHVSMSAQTARLSREAIENVLHVVATELVCATQALDFVADGLEPGDGTGAAAVLVREHVPHLDEDRPVADDVETARDLVTDDTLFEWVENAVDGNLQ from the coding sequence ATGCCCGATGAGGTGCGCATCGACGGCGAGTCTCTGACACCGGAAGACGTTGAGGCGGTTGCACGCGGGGGTGCTTCCGTCGTCGTGCCAGAAGAGGCCTGCGAGCGTGTTCGGGAATCACGGGAACGAGTAGAAGACATTGTTGAGTCCGGCGAAGCGGTCTACGGGGTCAATACGGGATTCGGCGAATTGGTCCGGGAGCGAATCTCAGCGGAGGATATCGGGGAACTCCAACGTAACCTCCTCCGGAGCCACGCCGCCGGAACCGGCCGGGAGCTGGCGACCGAAGAGGTGCGTGCGATGCTCGTTACCCGGATCAATGCCCTGGTTAAGGGCTATTCAGGGATCCGCGAGCGTGTAATAAGTCTGCTGGTCGGGATGCTCAACGAGCGGGTCCACCCCGTGGTGCCTGAGAAAGGGAGCCTCGGCGCGAGTGGTGACCTCGCGCCGCTTGCACACTTGGCGTTGGTTGCGATCGGGGAAGGCGAGGCACGCATTGACGGCGACCGTCTGCCCGGCGACGCGGCGCTCGCTCGCCGCGACCTCACTCCTATCGATCTGCGTGCCAAAGAGGGCCTCGCTATGATCAACGGGACGCAACTGACCGTTGGGCTCGGTGCTCTGATAATTCAAGACGCCGAGCGCGCGGTCCGTGCCGCCGACATTGCCGGGGCGCTGACGACCGAAGTAACGATGGGGACGACCGCCGCCGCCCACTCCCGGATCACCGACGTGCGCCCTCACGAGGGCCACCGTGAGTCCGCTCGGAACGTCCGCCTGCTTACTGCTGGATCGGGAATTGTTGAGTCTCACCGCAACTGCGACCGGGTCCAAGACGCCTACTCCGTCCGGTGTCTTCCTCAGGTTCACGGTGCGGTCCGCGACGCCGTGTCCCATCTCAGATCAGTGGTCGAGACAGAACTCAACAGCGCGACCGACAATCCGCTTGTATTCGACGCCGACTCGGTCGATGAGCGGGCCAGCGGGACCGACACCGCCGCAATCCTCTCGGGTGGGAATTTCCACGGCGAACCGCTTGCACTCCCCTTAGACTATGTTACGAGCGCGCTGGCGGAGCTTGGAGCTATCGCCGAGCGCCGCGTGGATAGGATGCTCAACCCTGAGATCCAAGAAGACCACCTCCCACCATTCCTAACGGAGAGCAGTGGCCTTCAGTCGGGGTATATGATCGCCCAGTACACCGCAGCCGACCTCGTCAGTTCGACCCGAAATCTCGGGCGTCCCTCCACGGACAGTATTCCCGTCAGCGGCAACCAGGAGGATCACGTCAGTATGAGCGCCCAAACCGCCCGTTTATCCCGGGAAGCCATCGAGAACGTCCTCCACGTCGTCGCGACTGAACTGGTGTGTGCGACGCAGGCACTCGACTTCGTGGCCGACGGTCTCGAACCCGGCGATGGGACCGGCGCCGCGGCCGTGCTGGTCCGTGAGCACGTTCCACACCTCGACGAGGATCGCCCGGTCGCCGACGATGTTGAGACCGCACGTGACCTCGTCACCGATGATACGCTTTTTGAATGGGTTGAGAACGCTGTCGACGGCAACCTTCAATAG
- a CDS encoding glycerol dehydrogenase, giving the protein MGAPVTRIFRSPSAYVQGRHVIDNIGEHAQTDGSRAVIIADPAVRGIVGDSIRSGLEATGLTTDFVDFGGTCTDSGIDRAAEEAEGADLVVGAGGGRTLDTAKAVAARHDTRMVTVPTIASTDAPTSSLSVVYTEEGEFEELRFHGVHPDLVLVDTAVIAAAPIRFFRSGIADAIATRFEAETAIEAGAENVFGGQSTRAARAIARECFRTVEAHGESALAAVERDAVTKNVESVVEAATLLSGIGFESGGLAAAHAVHDGLTRIEPTHDATHGEKVNIGTLTQLVLEGRDIEEFHDIVDLSLDLNLSVTLAQIGLTDPSDEQLRTIAEAACQPQETIHNEPFDVSPEAVREALVTADELARQRRNTREPG; this is encoded by the coding sequence ATGGGGGCGCCCGTGACCCGCATCTTCCGTTCGCCGAGCGCGTACGTTCAAGGGCGCCACGTAATCGACAACATCGGCGAACACGCCCAAACCGACGGGTCCCGCGCCGTGATAATTGCGGACCCGGCAGTCCGTGGGATCGTCGGCGATTCGATCCGATCGGGGCTGGAGGCCACTGGACTGACCACTGATTTCGTTGATTTCGGCGGAACGTGCACCGACTCCGGGATCGACCGCGCAGCCGAGGAAGCCGAGGGAGCTGACCTCGTGGTCGGGGCGGGTGGCGGACGGACCCTCGATACTGCGAAGGCCGTCGCCGCCCGACACGATACCCGGATGGTGACGGTTCCCACCATCGCCTCGACCGATGCGCCGACGAGCAGCCTTTCAGTCGTCTACACTGAAGAAGGGGAGTTCGAGGAACTCCGGTTCCACGGGGTCCACCCTGACTTGGTCCTCGTTGACACCGCCGTCATCGCGGCCGCGCCCATCCGTTTCTTCAGGTCGGGAATCGCGGACGCAATCGCAACTCGGTTCGAGGCCGAGACCGCAATCGAGGCGGGCGCGGAGAATGTCTTCGGCGGGCAGTCGACCCGGGCTGCCCGCGCTATCGCCCGCGAGTGCTTCCGGACGGTCGAGGCCCACGGCGAGAGCGCCCTCGCGGCGGTTGAACGCGACGCCGTCACTAAAAACGTCGAGTCAGTCGTCGAGGCCGCCACACTCCTGAGCGGAATCGGGTTCGAGAGCGGTGGGCTCGCGGCGGCCCACGCCGTCCACGATGGCCTCACGCGGATCGAGCCCACGCACGACGCGACGCACGGCGAGAAGGTCAACATCGGTACGCTCACACAACTCGTCTTGGAAGGCCGGGACATCGAAGAGTTCCACGACATCGTCGATCTCTCGCTCGACCTCAATCTCTCCGTGACGCTCGCCCAAATCGGGCTGACGGACCCGAGCGACGAGCAGTTGCGGACGATTGCCGAGGCGGCCTGCCAGCCGCAGGAGACGATCCATAACGAGCCGTTCGACGTGTCGCCAGAAGCAGTCCGGGAGGCCCTGGTGACCGCCGACGAATTAGCGCGTCAGCGACGGAACACCCGCGAACCCGGATAG
- a CDS encoding extracellular solute-binding protein: MRRSDSSTEGRETIGRRHFLASAGAASAIAFAGCSGGGGGSGGDGGSGEDTSDGGDDSNGGMTEQSSVPPKPDSITVRAWGGAWQDNLHKYISKPFTEETGIPVEYDNSNEDEMQAKIRTAIRQDRTPPVDVQWSLTKTSFQSLQMDLMTPLDTEIVPNITNLLAAGKPEAEGAEWPFVNLYSYTYSLTYNTDRLDSKPTSWSIWWEDQWDNDIGLYTSGHGVTPVIGKMTDTELGPVGEMGPVWEKYRELKPNVGAIGDDSTLTQNLRQGEVAMSVMLPANIVNARDEGAPVDYTIPEEGARAGRDTMWIPKNLDDSHTYWGQKYINTAASGENIGPWCRNLGVAPLHPNAEIPGWMVEDVAFPTSEEQFSNMITPSLEVLTEHEPDWESRVNEIMGG, translated from the coding sequence ATGAGAAGGAGTGACAGTAGCACGGAGGGGAGAGAGACCATCGGACGGAGACACTTCCTCGCGTCAGCAGGGGCAGCGTCGGCGATCGCATTCGCCGGATGCAGCGGCGGTGGCGGCGGCTCCGGCGGCGACGGGGGCTCCGGTGAAGACACGAGCGATGGTGGAGACGACAGTAACGGCGGAATGACCGAGCAGAGCAGCGTCCCTCCGAAACCGGATTCGATCACGGTCCGGGCGTGGGGCGGCGCCTGGCAGGATAACCTCCACAAGTACATCTCGAAGCCGTTCACCGAGGAGACTGGAATCCCTGTTGAGTACGACAACTCCAACGAAGACGAGATGCAGGCAAAGATTCGGACAGCGATCCGACAGGACCGAACGCCACCGGTCGACGTACAATGGTCGTTGACGAAGACGAGCTTCCAGTCGCTTCAGATGGACCTGATGACGCCGCTCGACACGGAGATTGTGCCGAACATCACAAATCTCCTGGCGGCGGGGAAGCCCGAGGCCGAGGGCGCTGAGTGGCCATTCGTTAACCTCTACTCGTATACCTACTCGCTGACGTACAACACCGACCGGCTGGACTCGAAACCGACCTCCTGGAGCATCTGGTGGGAGGACCAGTGGGACAACGATATTGGCCTCTACACCAGCGGTCACGGCGTGACTCCGGTCATCGGAAAGATGACCGACACGGAGTTGGGGCCGGTCGGGGAGATGGGGCCGGTCTGGGAGAAGTATCGCGAACTCAAACCAAACGTCGGCGCCATCGGGGACGACTCGACGCTCACCCAGAACCTTCGGCAAGGCGAGGTCGCGATGTCGGTGATGCTCCCCGCGAACATCGTCAACGCGCGAGACGAGGGCGCGCCGGTCGACTACACGATCCCTGAGGAGGGCGCACGCGCCGGCCGCGACACGATGTGGATCCCCAAGAACCTCGACGACTCACATACCTACTGGGGACAGAAGTACATCAACACCGCCGCAAGCGGTGAGAATATCGGTCCCTGGTGCCGGAATCTCGGTGTCGCGCCGCTTCACCCCAACGCGGAGATCCCAGGGTGGATGGTCGAGGATGTCGCCTTCCCGACGAGCGAAGAGCAGTTCAGCAATATGATTACGCCATCGCTGGAAGTCCTGACGGAACACGAGCCTGACTGGGAGAGCAGGGTCAACGAGATTATGGGCGGCTGA
- a CDS encoding SDR family NAD(P)-dependent oxidoreductase, with protein sequence MSVLDQFVLDDKTAIVTGGSRGIGRALAEALAEAGADVCVANRNGDEARAAAEEIAETTGVETTGVSADVGTEDDVERLVEETVDQLGGIDVLVNNAGIARTAPAYEMSLETWNEVLRTNLTGVFLCTKHAGGWMVANGGGTIINMASMSAFVANYPQEEVVYHASKGGVVSFTRQLASEWAEHGVRANALAPGYIRTEMIDELLAENPEMEAAWLSEMLMEQMAPPEDLGGTVVYLASDASSYMTGETIVIDGGYTVR encoded by the coding sequence ATGTCGGTACTCGACCAGTTCGTGCTCGACGACAAAACGGCGATCGTAACCGGAGGAAGTCGTGGGATCGGCCGCGCGCTCGCAGAAGCCCTCGCGGAAGCGGGCGCGGACGTCTGCGTCGCGAACCGGAACGGCGATGAGGCGAGGGCAGCGGCCGAAGAAATCGCGGAAACGACCGGCGTGGAGACAACCGGTGTGTCGGCCGATGTCGGCACAGAGGACGACGTCGAGCGGCTGGTCGAGGAGACAGTCGATCAGTTGGGCGGGATCGACGTGCTGGTCAACAACGCGGGCATCGCCCGGACCGCACCGGCCTACGAGATGTCCCTGGAGACCTGGAACGAGGTACTTCGGACCAATCTCACCGGCGTGTTTCTCTGCACGAAACACGCCGGGGGGTGGATGGTCGCCAACGGCGGCGGGACGATCATCAATATGGCGTCGATGTCGGCGTTCGTCGCAAACTACCCGCAGGAGGAAGTCGTCTACCACGCGAGCAAGGGCGGGGTGGTGTCGTTCACGCGACAGTTGGCCTCCGAATGGGCGGAACACGGCGTCCGAGCCAACGCCCTCGCCCCGGGATACATTCGGACGGAAATGATCGACGAACTCCTGGCGGAGAACCCCGAGATGGAGGCGGCGTGGCTCTCGGAGATGCTGATGGAGCAGATGGCACCGCCGGAAGATCTGGGCGGGACGGTCGTCTATCTCGCCTCCGACGCCAGTTCGTATATGACCGGTGAGACCATCGTCATCGATGGTGGATACACCGTCAGATGA
- the hisD gene encoding histidinol dehydrogenase: MWRMVINIDTPLDRDAGVDEVRQDVADIIAQVRTEGDEALRSFSWDFDGVALDALDVTDAAEAAADQIDSGIPETILSAIENVRKFHERQVREDWVDSFGNRTMGRQFRHIERVGAYVPGGNATYPSTAVMTVVPAKVAGVEKVAVVTPPAEELNRVTLAAIHLAGADEVYVSGGAQAVAALAYGTETVPSVEKIVGPGNRWVAAAKAEVRGDVAIDMIAGPTEVLVVVGGSADAEIVAAELVGQAEHDPHFSTVVVTPDGSLAAAVTEAIERQTPDRERSGIIRDALRNDSSGVFVADSMDDATDFAEAYAAEHLVVMTEEPGETLENIDSAGSVFLGEYSPVAAGDYAAGPNHVLPTSGAARTAGGLSVDSFVRSRTVQHLDEARLASISEAVVSLAELEGLEAHAESVRKRFE, encoded by the coding sequence ATGTGGCGGATGGTAATTAATATTGACACCCCCCTGGACCGGGATGCCGGGGTTGACGAGGTGCGCCAAGACGTGGCCGACATCATTGCGCAGGTGCGGACCGAAGGCGACGAAGCCCTTCGGTCGTTCAGCTGGGACTTTGACGGCGTCGCGCTCGACGCGCTCGACGTAACCGACGCCGCGGAGGCGGCTGCAGACCAGATCGATTCAGGGATACCCGAAACGATATTGTCCGCCATTGAGAACGTCCGGAAGTTTCACGAACGCCAAGTCAGGGAGGACTGGGTGGATTCCTTCGGCAACCGGACGATGGGCCGACAGTTCCGCCATATCGAGCGCGTCGGCGCATACGTCCCCGGTGGAAACGCCACGTATCCATCGACAGCGGTGATGACGGTCGTTCCGGCGAAGGTCGCAGGCGTCGAGAAGGTCGCAGTCGTGACGCCGCCAGCCGAGGAACTGAACCGAGTAACTCTTGCGGCGATCCACCTTGCGGGCGCCGACGAGGTATACGTGTCCGGCGGGGCACAGGCCGTGGCGGCTCTCGCGTACGGAACCGAGACAGTCCCGTCCGTCGAGAAGATTGTCGGCCCGGGAAACCGGTGGGTTGCAGCGGCCAAAGCCGAGGTCCGCGGCGATGTGGCGATCGATATGATTGCCGGACCGACGGAGGTACTTGTCGTTGTAGGCGGAAGCGCGGATGCTGAAATCGTCGCCGCAGAGCTCGTTGGGCAGGCCGAGCACGACCCCCACTTCTCCACAGTCGTGGTCACCCCGGACGGATCGCTCGCCGCAGCCGTGACCGAGGCAATCGAACGACAGACCCCGGATCGGGAGCGCTCCGGGATCATCCGCGACGCGCTCCGGAACGACAGCAGCGGCGTGTTCGTCGCCGACTCGATGGACGACGCGACCGACTTCGCCGAGGCGTACGCCGCCGAGCACCTGGTTGTGATGACCGAGGAGCCCGGGGAGACGCTTGAGAACATCGACAGCGCGGGAAGCGTCTTCCTCGGGGAGTACAGCCCGGTCGCAGCGGGCGACTACGCCGCCGGCCCCAACCACGTGCTCCCGACGTCGGGAGCGGCGCGGACGGCTGGAGGACTCTCCGTCGACTCGTTCGTCCGGTCCCGCACTGTCCAGCACCTGGATGAGGCCAGGCTGGCGTCCATCTCGGAGGCGGTCGTTTCGCTGGCCGAACTCGAAGGTCTCGAGGCACACGCCGAGAGTGTCCGCAAGCGATTCGAGTGA
- a CDS encoding ABC transporter permease, with amino-acid sequence MSIREGLRYGSLRAKWRVVDALIAAKERVPVHFEDISDRFGYALIIPGILLVSFLAVGMVLLAWYSVLTYDTVEIIIYEYTLGNWEELVDTGAFYTVFFRTILYSAVVTVGCVALAIPYAYLVVRTDRTLFRYLLLFGLFVPFFTGVIIRAYGWLIILGKNGLLSWVLSALSLPSMSFIGTPVAVFVGLLQYLLPFAVLMLTPAIASIDPDLERAARNCGASQWQTFRHVVLPLARPGITAATIVAFTICMANYSIPDLLGGGTISFVANFIYNQVFGTLNYPFAAVLSLALVAVASSFVLIVFKIYGTGTLGVEVDEA; translated from the coding sequence ATGAGTATCAGAGAGGGGCTCCGCTACGGAAGCCTCCGCGCCAAGTGGCGCGTCGTCGACGCACTCATCGCAGCGAAGGAACGCGTTCCGGTTCATTTCGAGGACATCTCCGACCGGTTCGGGTACGCCCTGATCATCCCTGGAATCCTCCTGGTGAGCTTCCTCGCTGTCGGGATGGTTCTTCTTGCTTGGTACAGTGTCCTCACCTACGATACCGTCGAGATCATCATCTACGAGTACACCCTGGGGAACTGGGAAGAACTCGTCGACACCGGGGCGTTCTACACAGTCTTTTTCCGGACAATACTGTATTCCGCCGTGGTCACCGTCGGCTGTGTCGCGCTGGCGATCCCGTACGCGTATCTCGTTGTCCGCACCGATCGGACCCTGTTTCGGTATCTCCTCCTGTTCGGGCTGTTCGTCCCCTTCTTTACCGGAGTCATCATCCGAGCGTACGGCTGGCTGATCATACTTGGCAAGAACGGCCTCTTGAGTTGGGTGCTCAGCGCTCTTTCGCTTCCATCGATGAGCTTCATCGGAACCCCCGTAGCAGTGTTCGTCGGTCTCCTGCAGTACCTGCTTCCCTTCGCGGTGTTGATGTTGACACCCGCGATTGCAAGCATCGACCCCGACCTCGAGCGGGCCGCGAGAAACTGCGGCGCAAGCCAGTGGCAGACGTTCCGCCACGTGGTGTTACCGCTGGCACGGCCAGGCATCACTGCCGCGACCATTGTCGCGTTCACCATCTGTATGGCCAACTATTCGATCCCCGACCTGCTCGGTGGTGGGACGATAAGTTTCGTCGCGAACTTCATCTACAATCAGGTCTTCGGCACGTTGAACTATCCGTTCGCAGCAGTTCTGAGTCTGGCCTTGGTTGCTGTCGCCTCATCGTTCGTCTTGATCGTGTTCAAAATATACGGAACCGGCACGCTTGGTGTGGAGGTGGACGAGGCGTGA
- a CDS encoding ABC transporter permease subunit, with product MSLLRRFGGDHPYLTAFTLVELVFLILPSIIILVVSLGSGEIISFPPTELSLKWYASLLDQSEYVSPFINSVVVATFCTAISIPIGIVTALGLNRYDIRFEDGIQIYLLLPFTVPLVVSGFIFLIIFGRLGWIGQLWAVGLGLTIINIPFMIWSVASSVNAFDPTLEDAARSLGAEEIQTFFKVTLPSLMPGVISGALLMFMLALNEFIVSLIITVTSTETLPVAIYGAIRGNISPQVAAVSSIYVVVAIVAIIVADRLVGLERFLHT from the coding sequence GTGAGCCTCCTGCGTCGGTTCGGCGGCGATCATCCTTACCTGACCGCGTTCACACTCGTCGAGCTCGTCTTCCTGATTCTCCCCTCGATCATCATATTGGTCGTCTCGCTTGGCTCGGGCGAGATCATCTCGTTCCCACCGACGGAGCTCTCATTGAAGTGGTATGCGTCTCTACTCGACCAGTCGGAGTACGTCAGTCCTTTCATCAACAGCGTCGTCGTCGCCACGTTCTGTACTGCTATCTCTATACCGATCGGTATCGTGACAGCGCTCGGGCTGAACCGCTACGACATCCGCTTTGAGGACGGAATCCAGATCTATCTTCTCCTGCCGTTCACCGTCCCGCTCGTTGTTTCGGGATTCATCTTCCTCATCATCTTCGGCCGTCTGGGCTGGATCGGGCAGCTTTGGGCAGTGGGGCTTGGGCTGACGATCATCAATATTCCATTCATGATCTGGAGCGTCGCTTCAAGTGTCAACGCGTTCGACCCGACCCTTGAGGACGCTGCCCGCAGTCTCGGCGCCGAGGAGATACAGACCTTCTTCAAGGTGACGCTCCCGTCGCTGATGCCGGGGGTGATCTCGGGCGCGCTGCTGATGTTTATGCTCGCGCTCAACGAGTTCATCGTCAGCCTCATTATTACCGTGACCAGCACCGAGACCCTCCCGGTCGCGATCTACGGGGCAATCCGTGGAAACATCAGCCCCCAGGTTGCCGCAGTCTCAAGTATCTACGTCGTCGTCGCCATCGTCGCTATCATCGTCGCCGACCGCCTCGTCGGCCTCGAACGTTTCCTCCACACCTGA
- a CDS encoding FGGY-family carbohydrate kinase, whose protein sequence is MAVDAGTSSIKTVAFDLSGTELAIATRETTTLRPTPGHVEQDPSAIWDQTVATLREVTAALPDGATPLGVGVTGQGDGLWAITEAGDPVRNAALWSDSRSTEILEEWASDGRLDRIVRQCGSKPYPGMSLPLLAWLAREEPTQYERVDTILSCKDWLTFRLTGERTLDHTEATIPYLNKATERYDRDIFEVVDLPDAKSMLPRLVAPTEVVGAVTATAAAETGLDPGLPVVSGVFDVPASGIGTGAATSDGLSITLGTSLTHQVFVDGPQPDTSGIQMSLGIEGLWTYAISSNAGTPSLEWVAETLIGGEEVAALEMLARTAPVGSDGVVYHPYLSTSGERGPFIDPNARGQFVGLTPNHGTEHLVRAVYEGLSLAIRDCVEHLPADPTTAALAGGGTRSELWCQLIADCLGCTIVVPESSEATAKGAAVLLAMSQGEYPSLSAAIERMVTIDRRYNPRERVADQYDILFDLFSETKQEMNSIWSRRATAFDRLGSESGE, encoded by the coding sequence TTGGCCGTCGACGCCGGTACATCCTCGATTAAGACGGTGGCGTTTGACCTCAGTGGGACGGAGTTGGCGATCGCAACTCGGGAGACGACGACGCTCAGGCCTACACCGGGCCACGTTGAACAAGATCCGTCGGCGATATGGGATCAGACGGTGGCAACGCTCCGCGAGGTGACTGCCGCTCTTCCCGACGGGGCAACGCCGCTCGGCGTGGGCGTCACTGGGCAGGGCGATGGACTGTGGGCGATCACTGAGGCGGGTGATCCAGTCCGCAATGCTGCCCTGTGGTCCGACAGCCGTTCTACTGAGATACTCGAAGAGTGGGCTTCAGACGGACGTCTGGACCGGATCGTTCGCCAGTGTGGATCGAAGCCATATCCGGGTATGAGTCTCCCGCTGTTGGCGTGGTTGGCCCGCGAGGAACCCACACAGTACGAGCGGGTCGACACCATCCTGTCGTGTAAGGACTGGCTCACGTTCCGATTGACGGGCGAACGGACGCTGGATCACACCGAGGCGACCATCCCGTATTTGAACAAAGCGACCGAGCGCTACGACCGGGATATCTTCGAGGTGGTCGACTTACCGGACGCAAAGTCGATGCTCCCGCGGCTGGTCGCTCCGACTGAGGTGGTCGGGGCAGTCACAGCGACTGCCGCAGCCGAGACTGGCCTCGATCCCGGACTCCCAGTCGTATCAGGGGTCTTTGACGTGCCGGCGTCGGGCATCGGGACCGGAGCGGCGACCAGCGACGGCCTCTCGATCACGCTCGGTACGTCCCTGACACACCAGGTGTTTGTCGATGGCCCGCAGCCGGACACCTCGGGCATCCAGATGAGTCTAGGAATCGAAGGGCTTTGGACGTACGCCATCAGCTCAAACGCCGGGACGCCGAGCCTCGAGTGGGTCGCCGAAACCCTAATCGGAGGCGAGGAGGTCGCAGCGCTTGAGATGCTAGCTCGGACAGCACCAGTCGGGAGCGACGGGGTGGTATACCACCCGTATCTGAGTACGAGTGGGGAGCGAGGACCGTTTATCGATCCGAACGCCCGTGGGCAGTTCGTCGGGCTGACACCCAACCACGGGACCGAACACCTAGTTCGAGCGGTATATGAGGGGCTTTCGCTGGCGATCCGTGACTGCGTCGAACATCTTCCGGCCGACCCGACGACCGCGGCCCTGGCTGGCGGCGGGACCCGTTCGGAGTTGTGGTGTCAGTTGATTGCCGACTGCCTCGGCTGTACTATCGTTGTACCCGAGAGTTCGGAAGCGACGGCGAAGGGTGCGGCCGTCCTGCTCGCGATGTCGCAGGGTGAATACCCCTCACTTTCGGCGGCGATCGAACGGATGGTCACGATCGACCGCCGGTATAACCCACGAGAGCGGGTCGCAGATCAGTACGACATCTTGTTTGACCTCTTTTCGGAAACCAAGCAGGAAATGAACTCGATCTGGTCGCGGCGTGCGACAGCATTCGATCGACTGGGCTCCGAGTCCGGGGAGTGA
- a CDS encoding sugar phosphate nucleotidyltransferase, producing the protein MARETESLVITEIFDFRTTPRHSPCLSVANIVDDRFVVLIGDVLGEASLPYVLANAGGYATATMTVADPGSYGVVSAGDNDDLDATVEMPAEPPTDRGNVGWYAFEPEVFDSVERTIVAFVSLRSLDCTTACDRMCNQLQTLLQGTRA; encoded by the coding sequence GTGGCTCGAGAGACGGAGTCTCTCGTCATCACGGAAATCTTCGATTTCCGTACGACCCCGAGGCACTCGCCTTGCTTATCCGTAGCGAATATCGTCGACGATCGCTTCGTCGTCCTCATCGGTGACGTGCTCGGTGAGGCGTCGCTCCCGTATGTGCTCGCGAATGCCGGCGGCTACGCGACCGCGACGATGACGGTTGCGGATCCGGGCTCGTACGGGGTCGTCTCTGCCGGTGACAATGACGATCTTGACGCAACTGTGGAGATGCCGGCCGAGCCTCCGACGGACCGCGGGAACGTCGGCTGGTACGCCTTCGAACCGGAAGTCTTCGACTCCGTCGAGCGAACTATCGTGGCGTTTGTAAGTCTTCGCTCACTCGATTGCACGACGGCGTGCGATCGGATGTGCAACCAGTTGCAAACGCTACTACAGGGAACACGAGCGTAG
- the aglJ gene encoding S-layer glycoprotein N-glycosyltransferase AglJ — MPPFDDVTVLVPTYNEAETIGQVVADFREAGFDDVLVVDGGSDDDSPEIADSEGARVVIQSGSGKGQAVREGIREYVDREHVLMLDGDATYSVDDAEAMLEPLRAGDAEHVIGNRFADLREGAMTRFNQFGNRLINRGFAFVHGRSYDDILSGYRAFTRESFLRMTLSADGFGIETEMAVECAKRGIDTAVVPITYHPRPSGSDTNLRPIRDGGIIFLELYRRAKTNNPLFYFGSLGVLSTVSGLVIAAYVGIEWITRGISHEVMAVVSGFGIIVGVQLLMFGVLADLVLSLHRDTLQKIDEETGPE; from the coding sequence ATGCCTCCTTTCGACGACGTCACCGTCCTCGTGCCCACCTACAACGAGGCCGAGACCATCGGGCAGGTCGTCGCCGACTTCCGCGAGGCGGGCTTCGACGACGTCCTCGTCGTTGACGGCGGCTCCGACGACGACTCCCCCGAGATCGCCGACAGCGAGGGCGCCCGCGTCGTCATCCAGTCGGGGTCGGGCAAGGGCCAGGCCGTCCGCGAGGGAATCCGCGAGTACGTCGATCGCGAACACGTCCTGATGCTCGACGGCGACGCGACCTACAGCGTCGACGACGCCGAAGCGATGTTGGAACCCCTCCGCGCCGGCGACGCCGAACACGTCATCGGCAACCGCTTCGCGGACCTCCGGGAGGGTGCGATGACGCGGTTCAACCAGTTCGGCAACCGCCTCATCAATCGGGGGTTCGCGTTCGTCCACGGGCGGAGCTACGACGACATCCTCTCGGGGTACCGGGCGTTCACCCGCGAGTCGTTCCTGAGGATGACCCTTTCGGCGGACGGGTTCGGGATCGAGACGGAGATGGCCGTCGAGTGTGCCAAGCGCGGCATCGACACGGCAGTCGTCCCGATCACCTACCACCCGCGGCCCTCGGGGTCGGACACGAACCTCCGGCCGATCCGCGACGGCGGGATCATCTTCCTCGAACTCTACCGCCGCGCGAAGACGAACAATCCGCTCTTCTATTTCGGTAGCCTGGGCGTGCTCTCGACGGTCTCCGGCCTCGTCATCGCCGCCTACGTCGGGATCGAGTGGATCACTCGGGGCATCTCCCACGAAGTGATGGCGGTGGTTTCGGGGTTCGGAATCATCGTCGGCGTCCAACTCCTGATGTTCGGGGTGCTCGCGGATCTGGTGTTGTCGCTGCACCGCGACACGCTCCAGAAGATCGACGAGGAGACGGGCCCGGAGTGA